Sequence from the Nitrospirota bacterium genome:
CCTGCTCCTGAAAGGGTATAAATTAATCCCCCCATGCCCCCTTTAAAAAGGGGGTGAGGGGGGATATTGTTGAAAACCGTCCCACAATTCTTTATCATATTACCATGTCCAAATGGCTCCTTAAAATCTATTTTTTTATCTTTGCATTGACTCTTCCTTCATCAATATCTTATGCAACAGTAGAATATGCTCGACAGACAGGGCTTGAATGCAAGCAATGCCATGTTGAGGCTATTGGAGGTAGTCCACTTACCAAGAGAGGAGAAAAATTTCTCGAGGACATGAAGGTCAAAGGTCTTTATAGACCCTTGACAAAGACACAGAGAGTTGTGCGTTTCTTTATAGGCTACCTTCATCTATTGACAGCAATAGCGTGGTTTGGGACAATCCTTTATGTCCATATCATCTTGAAACCTGTCTATGCTGTAAGAGGACTACCAAAGGCTGAATTATTTCTCGGTTGGATTTCTATAATCATACTGCTTATAACAGGTATCCTCCTTTCTATCGCCAGAATACCATCATGGAAGACACTCTATATGACAAAATTTGGCATACTTTTAAGTATAAAAACATTCCTTTTCCTGATCATGCTCTCAACCGCATTAGTTGTTACATTTTTTATAGGCCCAAAATTAAGAAAGCAGAGAGGTATCGCTAAGAAAAAAGAGTCACAGGATCTTACACTGGATGAGCTATCTCAGTTTGATGGTAAAGAGGGGAAACCTGCATATATAGTCTATAAAGGAGCGATTTATGATGTTACAAAAAGCAAGTTCTGGGAGGGGGGCTCACATGCAAAGAAACATCTATCAGGTCAAGACCTTACCGACGCTATAAATACTGCCCCTCATGGAGAAGAAATTGTTTTATCAATGCCATGTGTTGGAAGGCTGGTGTCGACAATGGAAAAACCATCTAAACCCTTTCATGAAAGGTTGTTTTACTTCTTTGCATACATGAATCTTGTCATTGTATTCCTCATCGTTTTTGTAATCGCTCTGTGGAGATGGGGATAGTCTATGATGTATCTCATAGTTTTACTTCTAAAGCAGGGCTATAAATAAATGCATAAATAATTTGAAAGGAGGATGACATGGAAGTACTTGATCTCAAGAAACTAATAAAGTTTCATCCCGACAGGATTTCGAGGGAGATGCTTTCTGACAAGCCCGAGATGCGTATTGCTCTGATGTGTCTCAATGAAGGGCAAAAACTTGAACCTCATAAGGCACCACTGAGGTTACTTATGTATTGCGTTCAGGGGAAAGGGACATTTGTCGTAGGGGAAGAACGCATAGAGGCAGATGAAAAGACTTGCATCCTTTGTGATCCAATGGTCTCTCACGGTTTTGAGGCTGACAGGGGTGAAAAGCTTGTAGTAATGGCAGTTGTAACACCTGTGGAATGAACTAATCTTTTTCATGTCTTGGTCCAAACAACCTCGCAGCGATTATACCTACTTCGTAGAGTATTATCAGTGGCACAGCCATGAGTGTCTGATTGAAGACATCAGGGGTAGGCGTGAGCAGTGCTGCAACAATGAATGAGGCTAATACGGCGTATTTCCTATGTTTTGCAAGAAACTGGGGTGTAACAAGTCCGAGTTTCGAAAGAAAGGTTATAACAAGTGGCAGTTCAAATACAAGCCCGAAGGCAAGGATGAACTTAAGACAGAAGTCAACATACTTTCCCACAGATAACATAGGTTTCAGGTGTTCGGTTTTGTAAGTTAAAAGAAACTTCATCGCAAATGGGAGCACTACAAAAAAGCAGAATAAGGCACCAATTACAAAGAATGTTGTGCCTATGATTACAAAGGGTAGTGCATAGTGCTTCTCTTTTGAAAGTAACCCTGGAGAGATAAATTTCCAGAGTTGATAGAAGACAACAGGAAGTGCAAGGAATAATCCTGCAATCAGGGATATCTTAAGATGCATCCAGAATGCCTCTGTAGGTGCAAGAAAGATAAGTTCTACAGGATTAGGGTCATTTGTATAAAAGATATATGGATAGGTAGTGCTGATCAGATATTTTGTTGTAAGGGGTGTTTTAAGCCATCCGAGAATGACCTCAGAGTAATTAAATGAAATCAGAAAACCAACACCGATTGCAATAATGGAGGTTATAATCCGCTTTCTTAATTCCGAGAGATGCTCGGTAAGAGGCATCCTCTCATCCGACATGTGTCTTTATTACCTCCTCCTTTTCTTTTCCATGCCCTTTAGTTTCTTCCTCTGCTGTTATCTCCTTTTCTTTCTCCGTGGTAGCCTTCAGATGCCCTTTCTCTGTATTCTCTGTAAGTTCTCCTTGCTTTTCTCCTGTGCTAACAGATTCTGATGGTGTCTTCCAAAGATCATCTGTGCTTTCAGGGATATCTTTGATTTCTGCTTCGATAGATTCTTTTATCCCGTCAGTTGTTCTCCTGAATTCTCCAAGTGCCCTTCCTAAGGATCTTCCAAGTTCAGGAAGTTTCTTGGGACCAAATACAAGAAGAGCAACAATAAATATAACAATAAGCTCTGGCACCCCAAGACCAAACATATCCTTCCTCCCTATCTTAATCGACTATCGACCTTCGACTTTCGACTATTGACTTATGTCCGCTTTCTACAAGTTCAAGAATACCGTCTGTCATTACCGCTTTTATTATCCCTGTCACAGGAACATCACTGTTCACCCATAGCTCCATGTTATTATACATCCCATGTGTGGACATATACTTTTTATCGAAAACTGTTATCTCTTCTTGTTTTTTATCCTTTATCGCATCTAATTTTATCGGCACAATATCCTCAAATATCGTCATCTCACGATAAGCAGATGTGGGTGACTTAATTAATGCCTTTAAAATCTTCCCCTTCTTCTTGTCTATCTTTATCTTTGTAACAGAAAGTGTTTCAGAATCTATCCTTTCTCTTGTAGTAATCTGTATCCAATAATATCTGTCACTTTCCTTCTTTATTATTGAATAGGTGATGTAGAAAGGTCTTGCTACCTTAACAGGCTCAGTTACCACCTTGTA
This genomic interval carries:
- a CDS encoding CopD family protein, whose product is MSKWLLKIYFFIFALTLPSSISYATVEYARQTGLECKQCHVEAIGGSPLTKRGEKFLEDMKVKGLYRPLTKTQRVVRFFIGYLHLLTAIAWFGTILYVHIILKPVYAVRGLPKAELFLGWISIIILLITGILLSIARIPSWKTLYMTKFGILLSIKTFLFLIMLSTALVVTFFIGPKLRKQRGIAKKKESQDLTLDELSQFDGKEGKPAYIVYKGAIYDVTKSKFWEGGSHAKKHLSGQDLTDAINTAPHGEEIVLSMPCVGRLVSTMEKPSKPFHERLFYFFAYMNLVIVFLIVFVIALWRWG
- a CDS encoding cupin domain-containing protein, with translation MEVLDLKKLIKFHPDRISREMLSDKPEMRIALMCLNEGQKLEPHKAPLRLLMYCVQGKGTFVVGEERIEADEKTCILCDPMVSHGFEADRGEKLVVMAVVTPVE
- the tatC gene encoding twin-arginine translocase subunit TatC, whose protein sequence is MSDERMPLTEHLSELRKRIITSIIAIGVGFLISFNYSEVILGWLKTPLTTKYLISTTYPYIFYTNDPNPVELIFLAPTEAFWMHLKISLIAGLFLALPVVFYQLWKFISPGLLSKEKHYALPFVIIGTTFFVIGALFCFFVVLPFAMKFLLTYKTEHLKPMLSVGKYVDFCLKFILAFGLVFELPLVITFLSKLGLVTPQFLAKHRKYAVLASFIVAALLTPTPDVFNQTLMAVPLIILYEVGIIAARLFGPRHEKD
- the tatA gene encoding twin-arginine translocase TatA/TatE family subunit, yielding MFGLGVPELIVIFIVALLVFGPKKLPELGRSLGRALGEFRRTTDGIKESIEAEIKDIPESTDDLWKTPSESVSTGEKQGELTENTEKGHLKATTEKEKEITAEEETKGHGKEKEEVIKTHVG